The Corvus cornix cornix isolate S_Up_H32 chromosome 8, ASM73873v5, whole genome shotgun sequence sequence GGCTAATATGGCAGCTCTCCTATATCCTCTAGAGTGAGTTAGTCCCAAGTTGTCcgtagtaaaaaaaaaaaaaagacaaattttcaaaacattgAGCTCCACTCAGAATTCATCTCTTTTCCCACCTCAAAATTGCCATTAGCTAATAATGCCTCACCTCAAACTTCTGGAAAAAGCATTGCTCACATCTGTGATGAAACACTTCAGGATCCAACGGgcatttttgctcttttttcacACAAATAATAGTGTAAAGAATCCTATAGATAAAAAGAAACTTCGTTTCAAATGGAAGATGGTCAATGAAATTTTGTAATCACTCTTACACAGTTGACTTCAAGCACctataaagataaaataatctGTTAATGGGAGcccttctctctttcagcacacacagcaaaGCCAACCCCAGAGATTCCTCCAGAAAACAAATCAACATCTAAAAGGTCCTCCACAGATGAGGAAGAGCTGCCAGATGAAGCTGTGGAAGGTAGGCAAGTACATGGATGCACCAGGATGGGTGTTACCTGAAGGAACATTAAAGAccatttccctgctctggaaATAGAAAGCTGATCCTAGACATTACCAGACAGTTACCAAGCTTGGAAGCACTCGGTTTATAAACTGATTACCTCACCGAGCCCTCAGGACTTCGGAGAGTTCACTCAGCACAGAGTGGTGATGTCTCCTGTGTCTCTATTGGCTTTTCACACATATCCTCCAAAACACGGTACAGACCATTGTCAGTCTTGGACAGCgtccatggctggaacaggaaGGGTGGGACAGTGGTGATCTGGCAGCACCAACACAGGAAAACATCCTAGCAGGTTCCTCTAGCTTTAATCAAGCCAGGCCTTACACAGCTTCAGAGAACGCATGATTTATTTGCTCTGACTGGAAAATATGCTGCTTTCCTGTGTTCTTTGTTATTATGTTCCAACATTTGAAGTGATAACTCAGGAGGTCGGTTTGAACttgaaacacaaatgaaaagagACTAGAAGTCAGTCAATATTTTAATCCTCTCCCCCTCTTTTTGTTTTAGATTTGCAGTActaattttctgctgtttcaatTTCCTATTACAGAAAAGTTCAAACCAACAATATAGTGGgttaaatgaaagaaaattaaggaaattcAAATAACCATTAACAGGATCCCAGCTGGCTTCTGTTATTTCAGACACATGGGATGGGAGTGAAACCTATTCTGCAATACTCTGCTCATAAGAAACACAGAACCTTTGTGAAGGCAGAACTAAACTGCAAAATCTCAGCGAGAGAGTACTTAGGGAGAGATCGAAATGCAGAAGCATTTACTGTTCTTTTTGCTGAATATCAACAATTTCACTCTAATCAATTTAACTATAAATACACGTAAAGAGAGCCTTAAATGCATAGATCACAATGAGGAAAACAGCCCAAGGTATAAAGATACAGGAGGAGATGCAGTCAGGGCTCTGTGTTCAGGAattattttcctcctgtttgCCTACCTCCCTCCTCCAATTCCAGGTTGTTGGTGTAGGCTAAGTTATGATGCAGGGCAGTGGAATAAATCAAAATAGAGACAGAGAAGGGAAGTGTTTTGTTAGAAGGACTATTTTATAGTGTGGATTCCCTTCCATGAAAAAGGCAGGGAACCCCAGGCAGCCTCACCTACAAACACCAAACTAAGCCCTGCACCTGGGGCAGCGCCAGGTTGGCCAAAAGGGATCACCTAAgactgtgctgagctgctgcaaagcCCCATGCAGACAAAAAGAACTCCCATTTCACCTGGTCCAGGTTAGTTTGGCCCATCAAAAAAAGGCATTGCTATTCCAAAACAAGTACCTATAGCTAACGGGTATAATACATTTATAGGCAATAGCTACTACCTGCATGGCAGTTCCAATGGCTGAAccaaatttgtatttgttttgtagACTCTGAAATCCAAGTGACCACTCCTGCTCCAACTACAGAACCTGCACAGACAACCCTTGGAGCCACAGAGGAACCACCTACCAAGGAAGACACTCCCACAACCCCAAAGGTAGAGGATACAACCCCTGAGGCCACAGAGGAGCCAGTGACCGAAGACTATGCTCCCACCACAGATGCAGCAGAAGATGTGACCCCTGATGCCACAGAGGAACCAGTGACTGAAGTGGATCCCACCGACATCCCCCCAACGCAAGACCCAACCCCTGATGCCACTGAGGCACCAGCAACCGAGACGGAACCACCCACCAGCCGCACATCGGAGGAAACAACCCCAGAGGAGCCCACCACCAACACACCAGAAGAAACAACCCCAGAAGAGCCAACAACACCCACACCAGAAGAAACAACCCCAGAGGAGCCAACAACACCCACACCTGAGGAGACAACCCCAGAGGAGCTAACAACACCCAAACCAGAGGAGACAACCCCAGAGGAGCCCACAACACCCACACCAGAAGAAACAACCCCAGAAGAGCCCACAACAGCCACACCTGAGGAGACAACCCCAGAGGAGCTGACAACTCCCAAACCAGAAGAGACGACCCCAGAGGAGCCGACAACACCCACACCGGAAGAAACAACCCCAGAGGACCCGACAACACCCGCACCTGAGGAGACAACCCCAGAGGAGCCAACAACCCCCACACCAGAAGAGACAACCCCAGAAGAGCCGACAACTCCCAAACCTGAGGAGACAACCCCAGAGGAGCCGACAACACCCACACCGGAAGAAACAACCCCAGAGGAGCCGACAACTCCCAAACCTGAGGAGACAACCCCAGAGGAGCCGACAACCCCCACACCAGAAGAGACAACCCCAGAAGAGCCGACAACTCCCAAACCTGAGGAGACAACCCCAGAGGAGCCGACAACAGCCACACCTGAAGAGACAACCCCAGAGGAGCCGACAACAGCCACACCTGAGGAGACAACCCCAGAGGAGTCGACAACACCCAAACCAGAAGAGACGACCCCAGAAGAGCCGACAACACCCACACCGGAAGAAACAACCCCAGAGGAGCCGACAACACCCACACCTGAGGAGACAACCCCAGAGGAGCCGACAACCCCCACACCGGAAGAGACAACCCCAGAAGAGCCGACAACTCCCAAACCTGAGGAGACAACCCCAGAGGAGCCGACAACTCCCAAACCAGAAGAGACAACCCCAGAGGAGCCGACAACCCCCAAACCTGAGGAGACAACCCCAGAGGAGCCGACAACCCCCACACCAGAAGAGACAACCCCAGAAGAGCCGACAACTCCCAAACCTGAGGAGACAACCCCAGAGGAGCCGATGACTCCCATACCAGAGGAGACAACCCCAGAAGAGCCGACAACACCTAAACCAGAAGAGACAACCCCAGAAGAGCCGACGACTCCCACACCAGAAGAAACAACCCCAGAGGAGCCGACAACACCAAAACCAGAGGGGACAACCCCAGAGGAGCCGACAACACCCACACCTGAGGAGACAACCCCAGAGGAGCCGACAACTCCCAAACCAGAAGAGACAACCCCAGAGGAGCCGACAACCCCCACACCTGAAGAGACAACCCCAGAGGAGCCGACAACTCCCAAACCAGAAGAGACAACCCCAGAAGAGCCGACAACTCCCAAACCTGAGGAGACAACCCCAGAGGAGCCAACAACACCCACACCTGAGGAGACAACCCCAGAGGCGCCGACAACACCTAAACCAGAAGAGACAACCCCAGAAGAGCCGACGACTCCCACACCAGAAGAAACAACCCCAGAGGAGCCGACAACACCAAAACCAGAGGGGACAACCCCAGAGGAGCCAACAACACCCACACCTGAGGAGACAACCCCAGAGGAGCCGACAACTCCCAAACCAGAAGAGACAACCCCAGAGGAGCCGACAACCCCCACACCTGAAGAGACAACCCCAGAGGAGCCGACAACCCCCACACCAGAAGAGACAACCCCAGAAGAGCCGACAACTCCCAAACCTGAGGAGACAACCCCAGAGGAGCCAACAACACCCATACCTGAGGAGACAACCCCAGAGGAGCCAACAACACCCATACCTGAGGAGACAACCCCAGAGGAGCTGACAACACTCACACCTGAGGGGACGACCCCAGAGGAGCCAACAACACCCACACCTGAGGAGACGACCCCAGAGGAGCCAACAACACCCACACCTGAGGAGACAACCCCAGAGGAGCTGACGACTCCCATACCAGAGGGGACAACCCCAGAAGAGCCGACAACCCCCACACCTGAGGGGACAACCCCAGAGGAAACAATGACCCCCACACCTGAGGAGACAACACCCAAACCTGAGGAGACAACCCCAGAGGAGCCGACAACCCCCAAACCAGAGGAGACAACCCCAGAGGAGCCGACAACTCCCAAACCAAAAGAGACAACCCCAGAGGAGCCGACAACACCCAAACCAGAGGAGACAACCCCGGAGGAGCTGACAACACCCACACCGGAAGAGACAACCCCAGAGGAGCCGACAACTCCCAAACCAGAAGAGACAACCCCAGAGGAGCCGACAACACCCAAACCAGAGGGGAAAACCCCAGAGGAGCCAACAGCACCCACACCTGAGGAGACAACCGCAGAGGAGCCAACCACCCCCACACCAGAGGAGACAACCCCAGAGGAGCCCACAACACCCAAACCAGAAGAGACAACCCCAGAGGAGCCAACAACTCCCACACCTGAGGAGACAACCCCAGAAGAGCCAACAACACCCATGCCAGAAGAGATAACCCTAGAGGAGCCCACAACACCCACACCGGAAGAGACAACCCCAGAAAAGCCAACAACTCCCAAACCAGAAGAGACAACCCCAGAGGAGCCAACAACTCCCAAACCAGAGGAGACAACCCCAGAGGAGCCGACAACAGCCACACCTGAGGAGACAACCCCAGAGGAGCCGACAACACCCAAACCAGAGGAGAAAACCCCAGAGGAGCCCACCACCCCCACACCTGAGGAGACAACCCCAGAGGAGCCGACAACCCCCACACCTGAGGAGACAACCCCAGAGGAGCTGACAACTCCCAAAGCAGAGGAGACCACCCCAGAGGAGCCAACAACACCCAAACCAGAGGTGACAACCCGAGACGAACCAGCGACCTTGGCTGACTCTCCTACCACCCCAAAACCTGAAGAGACAACCCCAGAAGAACCTACAACGATGGCAGACTCTCCTACGACCCCTAAAGCCGAAGATGCAGACTCTCCgaccagccctgcagctcctgaggcCGATAGCACTGCCAGTaaagccacagctgctcctggcaaTGCTGCCGCCACAACAGCTGGTAACGACTCCCCCACAGCTGGGGTAGGCACAATGCTTTCAGATACCACAACTGAGAACAAGGAGACAACAACACCCAAAAAAGACAGAACTACTCTGCTTAAAGACATTTTCACAGCTATGATGACAACAGCTAAACCAGGTGACTCTCCTAAAGGTATGGATGACATTCCAAACACAACTCCTATGGCCAAGCAAcctgccactgcagcagctgaatcAGAAACAACTTCTACAGACACCAAGACTTCAacaacagcagccacagctcccttGCCCAATCCCACTGTGCTGGTAACAACCATCAAAGAAGATTCAACTCCTCAACCCAGTGAGGCTGTAACACTAAATGAAAAAGAGGCAACTACAGAAACTGAGCAGGCTGGGCCAGCAGCAGACAAAGATAGCCCAGGTGCTGCTTGTGTTATTGTGGAGATGACAACAGCTGGTAAAAAAGAGGTAACAACCATCAAAGAAATGGGCACTAcacctgaaaaagaaatggaagatgtCACTGAAAAGGCCCCTAGTATTGACAAAGAAGAGGTAACTACAGTTACCAAAGAAACCACAACAAGGGATAAAAAGGACACGATAGAAGAAATGTATCTTTTGTCTAATGGGACATCCAAGCCAACAATACATTTCCAGGAGGTCACTGAGGCCAGAGAAGAGCCTCACCCAACCGAACCCGAAACTCTGCCAGCAAAAGAAGAGCCCGAGATAAACAAGCCTTTAATACAGGTTGGGGACCTGCCAGTGTTCCCTGGAGAAACACAAGGTAAGTGCATTCCAGCAGGTACAAAAGCACCAA is a genomic window containing:
- the PRG4 gene encoding proteoglycan 4, whose amino-acid sequence is MMSYLKVMIIWNILGLSLVVLSLSLIPEVSSQAVSCEGRCFESFERGRECDCDADCERYGKCCPDYTKHCKEAHTAKPTPEIPPENKSTSKRSSTDEEELPDEAVEDSEIQVTTPAPTTEPAQTTLGATEEPPTKEDTPTTPKVEDTTPEATEEPVTEDYAPTTDAAEDVTPDATEEPVTEVDPTDIPPTQDPTPDATEAPATETEPPTSRTSEETTPEEPTTNTPEETTPEEPTTPTPEETTPEEPTTPTPEETTPEELTTPKPEETTPEEPTTPTPEETTPEEPTTATPEETTPEELTTPKPEETTPEEPTTPTPEETTPEDPTTPAPEETTPEEPTTPTPEETTPEEPTTPKPEETTPEEPTTPTPEETTPEEPTTPKPEETTPEEPTTPTPEETTPEEPTTPKPEETTPEEPTTATPEETTPEEPTTATPEETTPEESTTPKPEETTPEEPTTPTPEETTPEEPTTPTPEETTPEEPTTPTPEETTPEEPTTPKPEETTPEEPTTPKPEETTPEEPTTPKPEETTPEEPTTPTPEETTPEEPTTPKPEETTPEEPMTPIPEETTPEEPTTPKPEETTPEEPTTPTPEETTPEEPTTPKPEGTTPEEPTTPTPEETTPEEPTTPKPEETTPEEPTTPTPEETTPEEPTTPKPEETTPEEPTTPKPEETTPEEPTTPTPEETTPEAPTTPKPEETTPEEPTTPTPEETTPEEPTTPKPEGTTPEEPTTPTPEETTPEEPTTPKPEETTPEEPTTPTPEETTPEEPTTPTPEETTPEEPTTPKPEETTPEEPTTPIPEETTPEEPTTPIPEETTPEELTTLTPEGTTPEEPTTPTPEETTPEEPTTPTPEETTPEELTTPIPEGTTPEEPTTPTPEGTTPEETMTPTPEETTPKPEETTPEEPTTPKPEETTPEEPTTPKPKETTPEEPTTPKPEETTPEELTTPTPEETTPEEPTTPKPEETTPEEPTTPKPEGKTPEEPTAPTPEETTAEEPTTPTPEETTPEEPTTPKPEETTPEEPTTPTPEETTPEEPTTPMPEEITLEEPTTPTPEETTPEKPTTPKPEETTPEEPTTPKPEETTPEEPTTATPEETTPEEPTTPKPEEKTPEEPTTPTPEETTPEEPTTPTPEETTPEELTTPKAEETTPEEPTTPKPEVTTRDEPATLADSPTTPKPEETTPEEPTTMADSPTTPKAEDADSPTSPAAPEADSTASKATAAPGNAAATTAGNDSPTAGVGTMLSDTTTENKETTTPKKDRTTLLKDIFTAMMTTAKPGDSPKGMDDIPNTTPMAKQPATAAAESETTSTDTKTSTTAATAPLPNPTVLVTTIKEDSTPQPSEAVTLNEKEATTETEQAGPAADKDSPGAACVIVEMTTAGKKEVTTIKEMGTTPEKEMEDVTEKAPSIDKEEVTTVTKETTTRDKKDTIEEMYLLSNGTSKPTIHFQEVTEAREEPHPTEPETLPAKEEPEINKPLIQVGDLPVFPGETQERKDEKDLCSGKPADGMVALPNGTLAVFRGHYYWLLNGRAPPTTNPRRISDGWGIPSPIDSVFSRCNCDGKTFFIKGPLYWRFTNGVMDKGYPKPLATGFAGLSGRIVATLPVARYNNRPESVYFIKRDGNIQQYVYRQEPAKKCQRRAQVTIRYPAFVPRVVIRRRFQRAVRMPTVIRTVRIHPHPSGILRKEIQMTTYWRGLPKVVHSTLSVPNQSKPDGYDYYAFSYNRYYSLDIGKRMARPVTALTGKTVSKDWYNCPSK